One Cyanobacteriota bacterium genomic window, GGTGCGAGGGGTTTGGCTAATGGGGTCTATGGTACAAACGACCGTGTTACTAGTGCCAAAGTCGATCGCCACAATTGTCATATGTCATAGCAATTGTCATATGTCATAGCAACGCTCTAAACCGTTAACCATGGCTCTTGAGTTAAAGGAAACTTGAAGCATTCTATCCCCTATCTAATCATTCTGAATGACCTAACATTACTTGACTAGGAAGTAGAGTAACAAAATCGGACGCAAGAGCAACCTCCTACGTCCGGTCATCAACGTGTTATGGATTTGTCCTCAGCTTAGCCCAACTAAACTCTGCACGGTTGCTACAAGTAACCTACAGTGCCGATTTATATCCAAGCTGTGAACGGATAGCGCTATGTGGCTAACTTTCGGAGAACTGGTAAACGATTCATAACCTTCTCCAGCCTAAAGCAACGGACATCGCTAAGGTGAACCATGTAATAGCGACTTAGTAGCGACGAGCACCATTGCGGCGATTGTTATTGTTACCCCAGCTTCCAGATGGACTGCGCTGTTCACGAGGTTTAGCCTTGCTCACCTTAATGTCGCGTCCCATCCACTCAGCACCGTCCAAGGCAGTAATAGCAGCATCTTCCTCTGTGTCTGACTTCATCTCCACAAAGGCAAAGCCCCGGAACCGCCCTGTTTCTCGATCAATTGGTAGCTGCACACGCCTAACAGTACCGTACTCCGCGAAGGTCTGCTCAAGGTCTTCTTGAGTTACTTCGTAGGGCAAATTCCCAACATAAATTGACATAATCACTAGGTCTCCGAAATTAGAAATGTAGAGAATTTAAATTCGGAGAAACAAATATCGGTGTAACAGGAGCTAATGGTTAGATCCAAGCGAACCGTGGTTTCAATGCCGAAGATAATTCTTACCCCTAAGACTATAACACATTGGCACTGGGTGTCTGACCCAAGTAACAGTTGCAATATGTTACAGATTAGCGATCCGGCCACCCTTACTGGGGATTTCCCTAGGGCAAGGCAGTCACAGTCAGTATTGAATAACTGCCAAAAATCTTTAGTGTTTCTGTGCAGGTTGCTAATTCCTGTAATGCTGACTGCACAGATGGTGTAGAGAGACTGCCTTCTAGGTCGATAAAAAACAAGTAGTCTCCTAGAGAGCGCTTAGTGGGTCGGGATTCAATCTTGCTGAGATTGATGTCTAGGTGGGCAAAAGCCTGCAAAGCCTTGACAAGTGCTCCTGGTAGGTTGGCAGGCAAACTAAAGGCTAGGGAAGTGTGGCTACCATGGGTGGAGGCTTGCTGACTAACAGCCCAAAACCTAGTGCAATTATCGGGGTAATCATTGATTGGACAAGCCAAGACAGGCACTCCATAGAGTTGAGCAGCCCGTTGAGACGAAATAGCTGCGGCGGTGCGATCGTCCAGGTGCCTAAGGGCCTCTGTAGTAGAGCTAGTAGGAATTAGGGAAGGATGATGAAGATTGGTTTCTAGCCAAATTTGACATTGCGCTAACGCTTGGGGATGGGAATAGACAGCACGGATAGTAGCTAAATTTTCTCCATGGGAAAGCAGCGCATGGGTAATAGGGAGTACGATCGCCTGCTGGATTTGCAGGTTATCTAACTGCCACAAGGTATCTAGCGTGATGGATACACTGCCTTCGATCGAGTTTTCTACAGGCACAATTGCATAGTCTACGTTGCCAGCAGCCAGAGATTGCAAGGTTTTAGCAATGCTAGGATAAGGCTCCAGGGTAACAGAGGTTTGTCTTCGTTGCTGCAACTGATCAGCATAGACCATTGCTGCGGCTTCAGCGTAGGTGCCCGTAGGCCCCAGATGGGCAATTGTGATAGGCAT contains:
- a CDS encoding RNA-binding protein: MSIYVGNLPYEVTQEDLEQTFAEYGTVRRVQLPIDRETGRFRGFAFVEMKSDTEEDAAITALDGAEWMGRDIKVSKAKPREQRSPSGSWGNNNNRRNGARRY
- the pheA gene encoding prephenate dehydratase, with protein sequence MPITIAHLGPTGTYAEAAAMVYADQLQQRRQTSVTLEPYPSIAKTLQSLAAGNVDYAIVPVENSIEGSVSITLDTLWQLDNLQIQQAIVLPITHALLSHGENLATIRAVYSHPQALAQCQIWLETNLHHPSLIPTSSTTEALRHLDDRTAAAISSQRAAQLYGVPVLACPINDYPDNCTRFWAVSQQASTHGSHTSLAFSLPANLPGALVKALQAFAHLDINLSKIESRPTKRSLGDYLFFIDLEGSLSTPSVQSALQELATCTETLKIFGSYSILTVTALP